DNA from Arthrobacter sp. StoSoilB19:
GCCGGGCGGGGCCGGGACAAGTCGGGGCCGAATTAAGACGCACTTTTACGGGCTGTTTCCTGCGGCGGCAGAATTTTCTTCGCCTTGCGGGGTTCCTACCAAGGGCGGTCCGGCGCCGTGCCAGTGCTGCTGTCCAAGTATTCTTCCCGTTCGCGCCCGCTGTTCCGCTCCCGCTGGGCCTGCCGCGAATTCTCCTGGAGCCGGTCCAGCTGGCTTTGCTGTGCAGCCGCTGACCCGTCCTGCGGGGATTCCTTCCCCGGCGCATCCTCCGGGTCCTCCGGCCGTCCGGCGGCGCCAAGCTTTCCTTCCAGCCGTTCCCGCGCTTCGGCCAACCGCCCGTCCGCTCCTGCTGCCGCGTCCGGGGACAGGCAGCCTTCCGGTGCCTGCCCGGCGGTTGCCAGTGCTTCGTTGAAAAGCGGAACGGCCGACGACGGGTCCCCGGCCTGGAGCCGTTGGTCGCCCAGGCGTTCGGTCACCAGGACAAGGTTCACCAGGACCAGGCATTCATCGCCGGCTCCGTCCGGGACCAGTCCCAGCGCCTGTTCGAACAGGGCCTTCGCCTCCCCATAGTCTCCTGCCAGCACCGCGGCGTCACCGGCAGCGAACGGCGCCTTATGCGGTTCCACCAGGTTGGCCAGGCCAAGGCCCTCTGCTGCGGCATCCACGCCGGGCGCATTCCCTGCCGCAAAACCGGTCGCGGCACGGTCCGCAAGAACATTGAGGCTCAGGAGTTTGGCGGCGACGCACAGCAGCAGCATTACGGGCACCGCCGACCAGAGGAGCAGGCGTTTCCTGCGGACCCTGGCAGTCACCGGTCCCCTCCGCTGCGGCGCATGCGGGGCAACCCGCGCAGCTGCCGGACGATGCCCACCGCCTCCGGCAGGGCCAGCAGGAAGGCGCCGGCGGCGAAGATCCAGTACAGCTCGGCTCCGGCCGCCGTCGGGCCGTCTCCATCCGCACGTTCCACCCTGCCGGGGCGTGCCTGCTGCATCATGTCCCCCACGGGATCGCCGGCGGCGCGGTGGACGTAGGGCACGCCGAGCTGGCCGCCGATGGTCCGCAGCCTCCCCTCGTCGATGACCGACAGTGCGTCACCGCTGGTGCCGGCGCGGTTGTCCTGGACATACGTGCCGCCGTCGTCCTCCTGCCCTGAGTTGTCCTGTCCTTTGTTCTCCTGGCCGTTGTTCTCCTGTCCGGTGATCTCCTGTCCGCTGTTCTCCTGTCCGGTGATCTCCTGTCCGCTGTTCTCCTTCATCCGGCCGCCCGCCGCCGTCCCGTAGCCCAGCACCGCTCCCCCGGCCACCAGGCCGCCGTCGAACGTCATTGCCCCGGGTTCCCTGCCGCTGGTCTGTTCGCCGTCGCCCAGGTAATACACCAGCCGGGGCCGGCCCGGATGGCCGTCCCTGGCGGCGGCCAATTGCTCTGCGAGCACCTGCCTCGCCGCGGTGATGCTGCTGCCTTTGGCGTACGCAGTCACCTGGGGTTCCAGGACATCCGTGATGGTCTCGAGTGCCAGCGTATCCGTGCTGAGGGGCATGCGGACGTGGGCGGTGGTGTCGAACGTGATGACTGAAAAGCGGGCGCCGGGCAACTGCCCGGCGATGGCCATGATGTCCTTCCGGACGCCTTCCAGCCGCGGGCTGCCGTTGCCGTAGTCCTCGGCCACCATGCTGGTGGTGGTGTCCACCACGAAGAACACGTTGAGGTCGGCGGCGGCAGCCTGGACCGATCCGCCGGGCAGGCCGGGCCGCAGGGCGGCCGCCATGATCATCAACACCACGGCGCCCCGCCGCAGCCACCCCCTGCTGCCGCGGCGGCCCGGCTGCAGCCGCCACAGGACTGCGCACAGGGCCAGGGCGGACAACAGCCCAGCAGCCAGCGGCAGGCCAGGTACCTCCGAGAACACAGCACGCGGCGCGCCCTGGATGGCCGCCGTTTCAGTTCTCTCCACGGCGGTGACTATTCCGGCCACGGCAGCAGGGCTGTCCAGGGCGTAATACGAGCCGCCCGTGGACTCCGCTGCCGCCCGGAGCTGGGCACCGGGCTGGCCGGTCCCGCTGCCATAGTCCAGGTCCCCCGGGTTCAGCGCGTGGACGTGCACCGATCGGTCCTTGGCCAGCCGCGCCGCCTGGTCCAGGGTCATGATCGGTTCACCGGAGAGCAAGTTGTCCGTGGCCAGCACCACCGACCGCGAGCGCCGGGGAGCGTTGCTTCCCGCAGCGTCGGAGCCGGGAAAGCTGTTGATGCACGATGCCAGGCCGTCGCCTATCAGTGACGAACCCCTGCCGCTCCATGTGCCGTCGAAGAATCCGGAGCTGCCCTGCATGCCGTCGAACGCGTCCCTCGCGAGGTGGAGCTGCTCCTGGGCGTAGTGGTAGTCGTCGGTCAGTGGAAAGACCTGGATGGCGGTGCTGTCAAAGATGGTCAGGCCGATCCGTTCACCGTCGAACTCCCGTGCCAGGCCGGCAAAGACGTCCGCCACTGCCGCGTCGGCACTGCTCATCGATCCGGAGGTGTCCAGGCAGAGCATGATGTCGCGGTTGTGCTGCTCCGGACGGAGGGTGGACACGTCAAGGGGGCGGGCCGCCGCAACCGCAGTGGAAACCAGCAGCACGCCGCAGGCGGCACCGGCCAGGACCAGCCACCGCCGGTGCCGGCGAAGGGCTGCCTGGTATTCGGGCAGCGCGGTCAGCCTGTCGGCGTGGGCAACCGGCCGCCGTCGTCCGTTGGACAACCGGTTGCTGCGCAAGGCAGCCCATACCGCCGCTCCTGCGGCAGCGGCCGCAACCGGCAGCAGCCACCAGAACATCAGCTCCACGAGCGCACCGCCGCCGAAGCTTTTGCTGCGGACACGCTCACGGACTGCAGCGGACCGGGGCCGAATTCAGCGGGGTACAGAGCTTGGACGACGCCGGCCGCCGCCGGGAGCGGGTGGCGCGCCAAATCGTGGTGCGTCATCCTGGTGGCGTCCACTCCGGTTGCATCGCGGACGAACCCGCGCAGCAGCAGGCTGAGCTGCTGGTGCGCTCCGCGTGCCTCGAGATGCCCGGCCGCCGCTGCCTCCTCCACCTCGTTGATGCGCTGAAGGTAGGCGGCTTTGAGGGCCGGCAGGTCGGTCAGGGCGGACCTGCCGGGCGCGGAGCTGCGCCGCGCTGAGCGTTCCGCCTTGCGGGTGGAGGCAAACACGTAGGCGTACCACCCGGAAACCAGTGCCAGGAGCGCTGCGCCGCACCACAGCCAGGCGGGGCTGTACTGCAGCGGGCCATAGAATCCGGGATCAGCCTGCACGCCGGTGCCTCTCCAGCAGGGCGAAGAGACCCGTGATGACGTCTCCGCTGCCTGCCACCTCCCCCTCAGTAATCCCCGCGGCCCGGAGCATGGCCCTGCGCGCCGCGTCGCGCTCTGCGGTGGCCCTGGTGTAAGCGGCCTTCACCGCGGCGGACGCAGCAGGCTGCCATGGCAGCAGGGCGGAATCGGCCACGCTGCAGTAGTCCACCTCCGCGCTTGGAACCTGACCGGTCAGGGGATATGGTGCCAGGTCTGCGTCCCTGACGGTCAGCCAGAGGATCTCGTGCTGGGCGCGCAGCCTGCGGAGGAGTTGGGCCATGGCATCGTCTGCGGCAATCTCGTCCGCGACGACGAACAGCAGGTGGCGTCCCTTGATGGTGCGCGCCGTGTACTCGAGCTGTTCCTGGATCCGGCTGGGCGCCGCGTCGAGGCTCGTGTGGGAGTCCACGTGCCCCAGCAGCCGCTCCAGGTGGGCCTCGCCGCCCTTTGCGGGCAGGGAACGCGTGGCCGTTGAATCACCGCAGACGAGCCCCACCAGGTCCCCGTGCCGGTGGGCCAGGTAGCCAAGGACCCCCAGGGCGAGCACGGCAATGTCCTTCTTCGCCTCCCCTGACCGGGCCTCCGCCGCCATGTTGCGCCCGGTATCGGTGACCAGGAGGACAGTCTGCCGGCGGACGGCGGCGTAGCGCCTGATCAGGGGTGAGCCGTGGCGCGCGGTGGCCTTCCAGTCAATGTCGCGCACTTCGTCCCCGGGCACATAGCCGCGCAGGTCATCGAAGTCCAGGCTGCGGCCCTTGAACACCGAACCGTATTCGCCGTCGAGCATGCCGCGGGCTTTGCGGTGGGCGAAGATGGCCATCTTCGATTTCACCCGCTGGAGGAGGCCGGCCATAGGGGTTCAGGGAGTCTGGACAGCGGCGACGACCGCGTCGATTACCGATTCCACCGGAACCTGTTGGGCCACCGCGTCAAAGTTCAGGATCAGGCGGTGCCGCAGCACCCGATGGGCCAGCGCCTTGACGTCCTCGGGAATGACGTGGTCGCGGCCGTTCAGCAGTGCCACGGCGCGGGCGGCCTGGCTGAAGGCGATGCTCGCACGGGGGCTGGCGCCGAACTCGATGAACCCGGCGAGCCGGGCGTCAATGTACTGGGCCGCGTTCCGTGTCACGTACACCAGGCCCACAATGTAGTTGATCACCGCCGGGTCAATGTAGATGCGCCTGGTCAGTTCCTGGATCTCCAGGATGGCATCAAGGGAAGCGGCCGCCGCCGGTTTCTGTTCCGGCGTGAAGACGCCGGCGTCGATCCGGGCGATGATCTGCGCCTCTTCCGCAGGACTGGGGTAGTCCAGGACGTCCTTGAGCATGAAGCGGTCCATCTGGGCCTCGGGCAGCTGGTATGTACCCTCGTGCTCGATGGGGTTCTGCGTTGCCAGGACCAGGAACGGCGACGGGAGGCGGTAGTCCTGGCCGCCGATGGACGTCTGGCGTTCCTGCATCGCCTCCAGCATGGCGCTTTGGGTTTTGGCGCTGGACCGGTTGATTTCATCGAGCAGGACGATGTTGGCGTGGACCGGCCCCAGCTGGGTGCGGAACGTTCCCTTGGCGGCGTCGTAGATCTGGGTTCCCACAATGTCGCTGGGCAGCAGGTCCGGGGTGCACTGGATCCGGCGGAATTCGGCGCTGACGGCTTCGGCCAGCGTTTGGGCCGCAGTGGTTTTGGCCAGTCCCGGTACGCTCTCAAGCAGGATGTGGCCGCCGGTCAGCAGGCCCACCAGCAGCGATTCCCGCAGCCGGGACTGGCCCACCACCTTGGCATCGAAACTGCGTGCGACGCCGGCGGCCACCCGCTGCGCCCTGGCCAGCTCCGCAGGCTGGATTCTTGCGGGCACGCTGGTCGAAAGCACTGGATCTCCCCCTGAAGACGGTGATGGGCGCGCGGTCCGGAAGGCCGTGTCCCGCCCGCCATCCTATCCAAGCCCGGCGCCCGGAACCCGGCAATGGGCACCCCTCCCCATGCGGGGTCTGCAGGTCTATCCTTTTGCCATGATCGAGCTTCCAGCCACCTACAAGGAATACCTCGCCGACAAGAGCCAGATGTTCATCGATACGGTCCGGCCTGTCCTGATGCAGTCTGCGGCGGAAAAGCTGCACGGTGTCCGGGTGGTGTACAACCCGGGCTCCACCGGGCACCAGGCCCACCTCGACGACACCCTGCCGTTCGGCGTGGTCTTTGAGGACATCGACTAACCCCTGACTGCGCCCGCAAGGGCCAGCGAGTTGCCGGAGCCGCGTGCCACGAAGACGTAGAGGGCCAGGACCGGGACCGAATAGAGGATCGAGAATGCGGCCAGCTGGCCGTAGGCCACTGCCCCGTGCTGGCCGAAGAAGCTGAAGATCGACACTGCCGCCGGCTGCCGGCCCTCGGACAGCAGGAGTACGAACGGAACGAAGAAGTTCCCCCAAGCCTGGATGAACACAAAGATGAACACCACACCCAGGCCCGGGCGCATGAGCGGAAGCACGATCGATCGCAGGGCGGCCAGCCTGGAGGCGCCGTCCACCCAGGCCGCCTCCTCCAGGGCCAGAGGCACGGCGTCCATGAAGTTCCTGGTCATCCAGATCGCCATCGGCAGGCTGGTGGCGGCCAGGAAAAGCACCGTGGCGGGCAGGGAATCCAGCAGGTGCAGCTGCACGAACAGTCCGTAGACCGGCACCATGATGGCGGTAACGGGAAGGCAGGTGCCAAACAGGATGCCGTACAGGAACGGCTTGTTGAACCTGGACTGGTAGCGGGAGAGCGGGTACGCCGCAAGCACGGCCGCCGCCAGGGTAACCGTTCCGGTCCCCGCGGACAGCAGCAGGCTGTTCCACAGCGGACGAAATAGCAGTTCGGGGGTCAGGACGGCAGCAAAATTGTCCAGGCCGGGCTGCTGCGGAACCCTGGTGCCGTGTCCGGCGGCCGGATCCACGGAACCGAACACCAGCCACAACAACGGCAGCAGGAAGCAGGCGCCAATCAGCACCAGGACCGCGTCCGCCCACGCGTTGCCCCGGGTACGGCCGCGCCTGGGCTGCACTCGGCGTGGACGGCTGGGGCTGGGCTGGCCGGGCTGTTGCTGCGGGAGCCGCCGTCCCGCCCATTTCGGTGCAGTCACGGCTTCTGCTCACTGAGGAGGCGGAGATAGGCTGCGCCAAACACGGCGCCGATCAGGATGAGGACGGACGCTACGGCGGTGCCGTAGCCGATGTCACCGAATTTGAAGGCTTCCTGGTAGGCCAGGACAGGCAGCGTGGTGCTGCCGTTGGCCGGTCCGCCCGCAGTCATGACCCAAATCAGGGTGAAGACAGCCAGGGTCTGCAGGGTAACCAGCATCAGGTTGGTGGCGATGCTGCCGCGGATCACCGGCAGCGTGATGAACGCCAGCCGCTGCCAGGCACCGGCCCCGTCCATGTGCGCGGCCTCGGTCAGCTCTGCCGGGACGCCGTTGAGCGCTGCCCGGTACACCAGCATGGAAAAGGCGGTCCCGCGCCACACGTTTGCCAGGATCACGGCGGCCATGGGCACGGTGTAGAGCCAGTCGGTTTCCCCCGCACCGAAGCGGCCCAGCAATTGGTTAAGCGTGCCGTCGCGGCTGAAGAAGGCATAGGCGGCGAACGCGGCCACGATTTCCGGCAGGACCCAGGCGGCAACGACGGCGGTGCCAACAGTTGCCGAGACGATCGGACGTGCGCGGCGCATGAGGACGGCGAGGGCAAGTCCCAGCACATTCTGGCCCAGGACTGCCGAGCCTGCGACAAACAGGACCGTCAGCGCCAGCGAGAGCGGGAAGACGGGGTCCTCCAGCAGCCGCTGGTAGTTCTCCAGCCCCACCCATTGGGGGTTCCTTGCGTTGCGGCCGGTCAGTCCGGCGTTGGTGAGCGAGGCGTGGAAGGCCCACAGTACCGGGCCGGCCAGGAAGACGAGCAGCAGCAGGACGGCAGGCAGGACGGGCAGGTAGCGGAGCAGCTGCCGTGTCCGGTGGTGGGCCGCCAACGCTACTTCCGGACGGTCTTGTCGCCGCCCACGATGCCGGCCACGGCTGTGTCATAGTCGGCCGCTGCCTGTTCAGGGCTCCTGCTGCCGGTGATCACGGCCTCGGTGGCTTCCTGGACGGCAGCGGAAATCCGCGGATAGTCGGAGGTGGCAGGCCGGAATTTGGTGACGGCCACCAGGCCGGACACGTCCTTCACGAACGGGTTGGCGGACTGGTAGGCGGGGTCGGCGGCCACGTCGGTCCGGACGGCGATCTGTGAGCTGGCCACCGTGAAGGCCAGCGAGTTCTTGGCATTGAGTGCCGTGGTGAGGAAGTTGAAGGCAAGGTCGGGCTGCTTGGTTTCCGCCCCGACGGCAAGGGTCCACCCGCCGGACATGCTGACCGCGCCGGGGGCGCCGCCGTTCTGCGTCGGGAACGGGGCCACGCCCATGTCCTGTTCGTAGCCCGGCCACGCGTAGCTTCCACCGGCCTGCCAGAACGACGGCGCGTAGGAGCCTTCCACGGTTGCCCCGAGCTTTGCTTTCGGGAACCATTCACCGAACACCTTCTTCCAGATGTTCGGGTCCAGCGCCTCGGCCGGGGCCACTGCGAGGTTCTCGCCGTAAAGGGTCTTGAGGAAGGTCAGCGAGTCCTTGAAGCCGGCAGACCCAACGACCCACTTTTTCGAATCCGTGTCATAGAGGCTTGCCCCGGTTCCATAGAGGAGCTCATAGAAGCCCTGCATCACGGTCCCTTCACCTGTGCCCTTGCCGGCATACATGTTGAAGGGGATGACGTCCGGGTTGGATGCCTTGATCTTCCTTGCGGTGTCCAGGATGTCCTGCCAGCTGGACGGGCGCCACGGCAACCCAATGCCGGCGGCCGCAAAGACCTTTTTGTTGTACCAGATGGCCCTGGTGTCGGTGCCCAGCGGCACCGCGTACGTGCCGCCGTCGTCCGCTTTCCCGGCCTCCTTGGCGCCGTCGCTGAACTTGTCCCAGTCACCCCATCCGGCCAGCCGGCTGTCCAGCTTCAGGAGGTACCCGGCGTCCACGTCGGAGCGGACCTTGAAGGTGTCTTCGTAGAAGACGTCCGGAGCAGTGGCAGGCGAGCGAAGGGCCAGGGCCAGCTTTGTGCCGTAGTCGTCGTCGTTCGCCTGGATGGGCTGCAGTTCGATGGTGACGCCCTGGTGTGCGGCTTCGAACTCTTTTTTCGCATCCTGGAACATGGTGTCCAGGGTCTTGAACGAATCCGTTTTCTGGTAGGCCACCTTGATGGTCTTGTTTCCCTCGGCTGGGTTTCCGGGAGTGCAGGCCGCAAGGGCAAGGACCACGGCGGCCAGCAGGGAGACGGTTTTCGATGTCCGGCGAAGCATGCTGTTCCTCAGCTTTCCAGCAGGAGCCGTTGGGCCCGGGGCGCGAGGGTATGTTCCAGGACCAGCGAGGCGGCGCCGATGGCTCCCACGTCCTCCCCGACGCCCGTGCCAACAACCTCGATGGGGTGGATCAGCCTGACGTCGCTGTTGGCATCCAGGAGTGGCGGAATCAGCTCCAGGTAGCGCTCCGCCAGTCCGCTCCAGAAGGGGCCGCCGAAAACGACGCGTTCCACGTCGAGGGTGTTGGTGACAACGGAGACCGCCCGGGCCACCAGGACGGCGGATTTGTCCAGGATGGCAGCGGCGCGTTCGTCCCCGCCGTCGGCGAGTGCGCACAGCCGGGCGAAGCTTTGCTGGACTTCGGCGCCGCTGTTACCCGCGCGGGATCCGTCCAGGATGCCCGCTGCTTCCGCCTCCGCCACCAGGACCTGCGGGATGCAGGAGGATTTCACGCAGCCGCGCAGGCCGCAGTCGCAGGGTGGGCCGTCGGGATCGACGATGATGTGTCCTATCTCCCCGGCGTTGCCGGACGTGCCGCGGACCACTTCGTCGTTCAGGACGATGCCGCAGCCGATGCCTGTGCCCATATACATGAAGACGAAGCTGCCGGCGCCGCTGGGCCCGCCTGCCCATGTCTCCGCCACGGCGGCGCTGGTGACGTCCTTGTCAACGAGTACCGAGTAACCGGTGGCCCCGGCCAGCGCTTCGCGCAGCTCCACCCTGTCCCAGCCGGGCAGCAGTGGTGGATCCACGACCGTGCCGTTGTCCAGGTCGATGGGGCCGGGCGCAGCCACGCCCAGGCCGGCGATGCGGCTGCGGTCTACGCCGGAATCGGCGACAAGCTGGTCGATTTCCGCAGCGATGGTGCTGATCACGGCGGAGGGATCGTTTCCGCCGGGGGTTTTGATCCGCGAGTGCCGGACAACAGCTCCCACGAGGTCCAGCACCACGAACGTGGTGACTGCGGGGTCCAGGTGGACACCAAGGGCGTACATGCCGCCGGGATTGAGGCGGAGGATGGTGCGCGGCTTGCCCGGGCCGGTACCCTCCTTGCCGGCCTCGACAATCAGGTTCTGGTCCAGCAGGCGGCGCGAGATGTTCGAAATGGTCTGCGGGGACAGGCCCACGATCTGGGCCAGTTCAACGCGGCTCAGGCCACCGGACGTCCTGCGGATTGCGTCAAGGATGACGGTGAGGTTGAAATCCCCCATCCTGGGCAAGTTGGTTCCGCGTCTCGGAGAGGATTGGCGGATCTCAGACACTGTGTCCCCTAAACGTCTTCGGCTACCTCGTGATGGTGATGCTTTGAATCGTACGTTAAGGGTGGTCCCCCGCCCATATGCGCGGGCGGCGGCGCGGCGCGGCAGGATCCGCGGTTCCCGGCGGTGGACTCCCGGTGGCCGGGCGCGTTCCAGTCAGAGGGGGCGGCGGGTGCTTCGGGTGACGGTGAACTTGGGGTTCCGCCCCTCCACCACGGTGGGCCCCACGTACCGTTCCAACGCCGGCAGGTAGGCGAGGTGCCGGTTGAAGACCGTCCACAGCTCGCCGCCGGGAGCCAGCACCCGCCCGGCTGCCTGGATCATCTTGAGGCCGGCACCGGCGTGGACGCCCGCACCAACGTGGAAGGGCGGGTTGAGCAGCACGGTGTCCACGGCGGCGTCCGGGAAGGTGCTCAGCGCATCGTCCTGCAGAACGCTGATGCGGTCTGCCATGCCGTTTGCGCGGGCGGTGGCAAGGGCGGACTGCACTGCGGCCGCGGACTGGTCGGTGGCTGTCACGGCGGCTGCCGGGAACTGCCGCGCGTACATCGCGGCAAGGATTCCGGTGCCGCAGCCGAGGTCGACAGCGTGCCGTGCCGGTTTCATCCGGGGCAGGAACGCCAGGAGGAAACGCGTGCCGATGTCCAGCCTGGGGCCGGCAAAGACTGCGCCGTGGGCTGCCACGTCCAGGTCCAGGCCGGCAAGGTGCTCCACCACCGGGAAGCGGGGCGCCGCGGTGGAGGGTTTGGGGCCCGCGGCAAGGAGGACCCGGGACTTTTGCCGTGCGAGCTGCGGCTGCACCGAAACGAAGTACCGTTCAAGGACGGCGTTCATGCCCAGCGACATGTGCTTCACCCGGCCTCCTGCCAGCAGCCGGACGTCCGGTGCGGCATGCAGGGCCACGGCGGCAGCGATTTCTTCCAGTTCCGCGAGGGTTTTGGGGAGCTGCAGCAGGATGGTGTCTGCTCCCGCCAGCAGCTGGTGCCCCAGGGGCAGCTGGACAAACTCCGCCCCGGGCCCGTCCCCCAGTTCGGCCGCGTTGAGCCGCAGTGCCCTTTCCCCTGTGATCAGGTCCTGGTGCACGCGCAGCGACGCCGGGGCAAGCACTGCCGAGGCGCCGAGCGTCAGGGCCCCGTAGCGGTCATTGATCACCGCCACGGTACCGCCGGCCCGCCCCAGCTGCACTGCGGTCTCCAGCAGCAGCCGGTCCGTGGCATCCCAGGCCTGCAGGTTGGGGGCTTCGACATCGGGCCGCCGGCGCAGGACGTTGAAAATGTCCGCCAGGGTGTTTGCTGCCACCGGTGTCCTGCCGCCTTCTGTTGCCTTCGTTCGCCCCGCGTCCCGGGGCATCACCCCCACGTTACCGTTTTCGCCGCCGTCGCCATTCCAGGCAGCTTCAGGATCCCGGTCACTGCCGCGCGGCCCGCACGGTTGGCGCCAATGGTGGACGACGACGGCCCGTAACCTACCAGGTGGACGCGCGGCTCGGCCGCCACCCGGGTTCCGTCCATGGCGATTCCGCCGCCGGGCCCGCGCAGGTGAAGCGGGGCGAGGTGTTCCAGTTCCGCCCTGAAGCCGGTGGCCCACAGGATAACGTCGGCCTTGCGGAGGCTTCCGTCGGCGCGGCGGACGCCGTCCGGTTCGACGGACGTGAACATCGGCTCCCGGTCGAGGGCGCCCCTTCCCCTGGCCGCGCGGAGGGCTGGTGTCCAGATGAGGCCCGTCACGGACACGACGCTTTGCGGCGGAAGTCCCTGCCGGACACGGTCCTCCACGAGCGCCACGGCCTCGTGGCCCGCTGTGGCATCGAACGGCGCGTCGCGCCACACCGGTTCCCTTCGGGTGAACCAGCTGGTGGTGGTGACGCGGGAAATTTCTTCCAGCAGCCCGACGGCGGAAATGCCGCCACCCACCACCACCACATGTTTGCCGCGGAACTCCTCCGCAGAGACGTAGTCGGCGACGTGCAGTTGCCTGCCGCGGAACGAGGACTGGCCCGGGTAAATGGGCCAGAACGGGCGGGTCCACGTACCGGTGGCGTTGATGATGGCCCTGGCCGTCCAGTCCCCGCGTGTGGTTTCGACCCGCAAGTGCCCGGCCGGGTCATCATCTTCGCGCCTGACGGCCCGGACCTTGACGGGCCGGAGAACGGACAGACCCAGCTCAGCCTCGTAGCTTCCGAAGTACCGGGTCAGGAATTCCGAGCTCGGTTCCGCCGGATCCACCTCCGGTTTGGCGATGCCCGGC
Protein-coding regions in this window:
- a CDS encoding VWA domain-containing protein → MFWWLLPVAAAAAGAAVWAALRSNRLSNGRRRPVAHADRLTALPEYQAALRRHRRWLVLAGAACGVLLVSTAVAAARPLDVSTLRPEQHNRDIMLCLDTSGSMSSADAAVADVFAGLAREFDGERIGLTIFDSTAIQVFPLTDDYHYAQEQLHLARDAFDGMQGSSGFFDGTWSGRGSSLIGDGLASCINSFPGSDAAGSNAPRRSRSVVLATDNLLSGEPIMTLDQAARLAKDRSVHVHALNPGDLDYGSGTGQPGAQLRAAAESTGGSYYALDSPAAVAGIVTAVERTETAAIQGAPRAVFSEVPGLPLAAGLLSALALCAVLWRLQPGRRGSRGWLRRGAVVLMIMAAALRPGLPGGSVQAAAADLNVFFVVDTTTSMVAEDYGNGSPRLEGVRKDIMAIAGQLPGARFSVITFDTTAHVRMPLSTDTLALETITDVLEPQVTAYAKGSSITAARQVLAEQLAAARDGHPGRPRLVYYLGDGEQTSGREPGAMTFDGGLVAGGAVLGYGTAAGGRMKENSGQEITGQENSGQEITGQENNGQENKGQDNSGQEDDGGTYVQDNRAGTSGDALSVIDEGRLRTIGGQLGVPYVHRAAGDPVGDMMQQARPGRVERADGDGPTAAGAELYWIFAAGAFLLALPEAVGIVRQLRGLPRMRRSGGDR
- a CDS encoding DUF58 domain-containing protein; the protein is MAGLLQRVKSKMAIFAHRKARGMLDGEYGSVFKGRSLDFDDLRGYVPGDEVRDIDWKATARHGSPLIRRYAAVRRQTVLLVTDTGRNMAAEARSGEAKKDIAVLALGVLGYLAHRHGDLVGLVCGDSTATRSLPAKGGEAHLERLLGHVDSHTSLDAAPSRIQEQLEYTARTIKGRHLLFVVADEIAADDAMAQLLRRLRAQHEILWLTVRDADLAPYPLTGQVPSAEVDYCSVADSALLPWQPAASAAVKAAYTRATAERDAARRAMLRAAGITEGEVAGSGDVITGLFALLERHRRAG
- a CDS encoding MoxR family ATPase, encoding MLSTSVPARIQPAELARAQRVAAGVARSFDAKVVGQSRLRESLLVGLLTGGHILLESVPGLAKTTAAQTLAEAVSAEFRRIQCTPDLLPSDIVGTQIYDAAKGTFRTQLGPVHANIVLLDEINRSSAKTQSAMLEAMQERQTSIGGQDYRLPSPFLVLATQNPIEHEGTYQLPEAQMDRFMLKDVLDYPSPAEEAQIIARIDAGVFTPEQKPAAAASLDAILEIQELTRRIYIDPAVINYIVGLVYVTRNAAQYIDARLAGFIEFGASPRASIAFSQAARAVALLNGRDHVIPEDVKALAHRVLRHRLILNFDAVAQQVPVESVIDAVVAAVQTP
- a CDS encoding carbohydrate ABC transporter permease — translated: MQPRRGRTRGNAWADAVLVLIGACFLLPLLWLVFGSVDPAAGHGTRVPQQPGLDNFAAVLTPELLFRPLWNSLLLSAGTGTVTLAAAVLAAYPLSRYQSRFNKPFLYGILFGTCLPVTAIMVPVYGLFVQLHLLDSLPATVLFLAATSLPMAIWMTRNFMDAVPLALEEAAWVDGASRLAALRSIVLPLMRPGLGVVFIFVFIQAWGNFFVPFVLLLSEGRQPAAVSIFSFFGQHGAVAYGQLAAFSILYSVPVLALYVFVARGSGNSLALAGAVRG
- a CDS encoding sugar ABC transporter permease — encoded protein: MAAHHRTRQLLRYLPVLPAVLLLLVFLAGPVLWAFHASLTNAGLTGRNARNPQWVGLENYQRLLEDPVFPLSLALTVLFVAGSAVLGQNVLGLALAVLMRRARPIVSATVGTAVVAAWVLPEIVAAFAAYAFFSRDGTLNQLLGRFGAGETDWLYTVPMAAVILANVWRGTAFSMLVYRAALNGVPAELTEAAHMDGAGAWQRLAFITLPVIRGSIATNLMLVTLQTLAVFTLIWVMTAGGPANGSTTLPVLAYQEAFKFGDIGYGTAVASVLILIGAVFGAAYLRLLSEQKP
- a CDS encoding extracellular solute-binding protein; this encodes MLRRTSKTVSLLAAVVLALAACTPGNPAEGNKTIKVAYQKTDSFKTLDTMFQDAKKEFEAAHQGVTIELQPIQANDDDYGTKLALALRSPATAPDVFYEDTFKVRSDVDAGYLLKLDSRLAGWGDWDKFSDGAKEAGKADDGGTYAVPLGTDTRAIWYNKKVFAAAGIGLPWRPSSWQDILDTARKIKASNPDVIPFNMYAGKGTGEGTVMQGFYELLYGTGASLYDTDSKKWVVGSAGFKDSLTFLKTLYGENLAVAPAEALDPNIWKKVFGEWFPKAKLGATVEGSYAPSFWQAGGSYAWPGYEQDMGVAPFPTQNGGAPGAVSMSGGWTLAVGAETKQPDLAFNFLTTALNAKNSLAFTVASSQIAVRTDVAADPAYQSANPFVKDVSGLVAVTKFRPATSDYPRISAAVQEATEAVITGSRSPEQAAADYDTAVAGIVGGDKTVRK
- a CDS encoding ROK family transcriptional regulator, producing the protein MGDFNLTVILDAIRRTSGGLSRVELAQIVGLSPQTISNISRRLLDQNLIVEAGKEGTGPGKPRTILRLNPGGMYALGVHLDPAVTTFVVLDLVGAVVRHSRIKTPGGNDPSAVISTIAAEIDQLVADSGVDRSRIAGLGVAAPGPIDLDNGTVVDPPLLPGWDRVELREALAGATGYSVLVDKDVTSAAVAETWAGGPSGAGSFVFMYMGTGIGCGIVLNDEVVRGTSGNAGEIGHIIVDPDGPPCDCGLRGCVKSSCIPQVLVAEAEAAGILDGSRAGNSGAEVQQSFARLCALADGGDERAAAILDKSAVLVARAVSVVTNTLDVERVVFGGPFWSGLAERYLELIPPLLDANSDVRLIHPIEVVGTGVGEDVGAIGAASLVLEHTLAPRAQRLLLES
- a CDS encoding class I SAM-dependent methyltransferase, which translates into the protein MAANTLADIFNVLRRRPDVEAPNLQAWDATDRLLLETAVQLGRAGGTVAVINDRYGALTLGASAVLAPASLRVHQDLITGERALRLNAAELGDGPGAEFVQLPLGHQLLAGADTILLQLPKTLAELEEIAAAVALHAAPDVRLLAGGRVKHMSLGMNAVLERYFVSVQPQLARQKSRVLLAAGPKPSTAAPRFPVVEHLAGLDLDVAAHGAVFAGPRLDIGTRFLLAFLPRMKPARHAVDLGCGTGILAAMYARQFPAAAVTATDQSAAAVQSALATARANGMADRISVLQDDALSTFPDAAVDTVLLNPPFHVGAGVHAGAGLKMIQAAGRVLAPGGELWTVFNRHLAYLPALERYVGPTVVEGRNPKFTVTRSTRRPL